In Candidatus Contubernalis alkalaceticus, the genomic window CTTATAGCTTCAATAACTTCCGTATCCGCCAGGCCGAACTGCCTTTTTAAGACTTGGGCACCCACTGGGCCGTGCAGCAAATCCGGAGACAATTCCTCTACCAATTGAACGGGGATTCCCCATTCCCGGGCTTTTTTTAAAAGCTCACCAGTCTTAAACTGCTTTCCAAAATCGTGCAAAAGGCCGGCTGTTTCCGCTTTTACCGGGTCCGTACCATAAAGGAGAGCCAATTCTAAAGAAGCTTTTTGTACCCCAATTGAATGAATAAACCTTTCTGAGTCCAGTACTCTTTTTAAAATTTTTTTCCAGCTGTTTAAGTTAATGATCCTTCACCTTCCAAGCGATTACCAATTATCTTTGTGATTTCCAATTAATCTTCCAAAATTTTATTCTTCGACAGTCATAGAAGTATTCCCTGCCTTAAAAACAAAAAAGGCAACTTTTCGCTGCCTTTAATTTAATGTTCTTCTCTAGCTTTTGCTTCGTTTACAATTATCTCTCTTCCATTAAGTCCTGTCCCGTTCATGGCTTCAATTATTTTATCTGCTGATTCTTCATCTACCTCAACGAAACCGTAACCTTTAGACCTTCCAGTTCTCCGGTCGGTGATTATCCTGCAGTTAACGATATCACCGTGTTCAGAAAAAACGGTCAGGAGTTCATTCTCATCTAAAGCCCATGGAATGTTCCCTACATAAAGGGTCTTAGTCATAGCTCTCCCTCCTTTCACTAGTAACCTACGATATATTATTTTCCTTTTGAGCAAAAATTATACATAACTTGAAATAAAATATTTTTACTCCCCATAAAGGTTATTTTTTAAAATATACTGCTCCACTCCAGAGGTAGTGAGATATTTAATAGTCTTCCCCTGCTTGACCCTCTCCCGTATTTCCGTAGAGGATATAGCCAGTCCAGGAATGGTCAAAATCATTATCCGGGATAAAAGCTCAGAATGCTCTGAATCAAAAATTTTTTTAAGACGGGTAAGTGAATAACCGGGACGGGTTACGGCGATAAATTCACACATTTTCAAAAGATCCTCATAACCCTTCCAGGTTGTTAAATCCAAAATAGCATCAGCCCCGGTGATAAAAAACAGTCTACAGTCTTCACCAAAAATATTTTTAATTTTACTAACGGTATCCAACGTATAGTTAACGTGATATGGGGCAGAATCCAGTTCAATCCTGGAGACAGAAAAATAACGGTTAGTGATGGTGGCAATTACCGTCATCATGTAGCGATGTTCCCAGTGGCTCAGGCATTCTTCCTCTTTATGAGGAGGGTTTCCTGAGGGAACAAATATTACCCTTTCCAGGTAGTATTGTTCCCGGGCTTCTTCCGCTGCCAGCAGATGTCCTAAATGAATAGGATCAAAAGTTCCTCCCATAATCCCAATATTTCCGTTCCTCTGTTCTTTCTCCCTTTTCAAAAATAATCACCTCAAAACCCTTCCTCCGTAAAGTTAAACTCCATGGGGCCGATTCTAACCAGATCCCCCTCTTTAATACCCTCTTTTTTTAACCGCTCCTCCAGACCTATTTTGCTAAAAATATACTGGAGCCTCTCCACGCCTTCTTCGTAATTAAAGTCTGTCATATGAACCAACTTTTCTATTCTTTCTCCCTTAACCCGGTACGCCTCCCCATCAAAAATGACGGACAGCTCCTCTGGTTCATCCCGGCGTCTGTATATTTTTCTTTCTTTATCCTGCAGCTTTTCCTCAGAAACTGTTTCCCTCTCTTCCTTCTCCAGTCGATCCAATTCATCCGCCAGGAAAAAAAGAAGTTCCTGAATTCCCTCTCCGGTTACTGCAGATACAGCAAAAAAACGAAGGCCCTGAGGAAGGTTTTTCCTGATTTTTTCAATATTTTCCTGACCCTGAGGCAGGTCAATTTTATTAGCCACCACTACTTGGGGTTTTTCACTGAGTTTCTCACTGTACAGCCTCAATTCCCTCTGCAGAGCATTAAAATCCTCCAGGGGTTCCCGATTCTCTGTTCCCGCTGTATCCAATATAAAGAGCAAAAGACGTGTTCTTTCCACATGTCGTAGAAACTTCAACCCCAGTCCCGTTCCCTGGTGAGCCCCCTCTATTATTCCCGGGATATCTGCCACCACAAAATTTCTTCCCGAAGAAATATGGACCTCTCCCAGGTTAGGAGTAAGAGTAGTAAAGGGATAAGAGGCGATTTTTGGTTTAGCAGCAGAGATCCTGGATAGGAAAGTAGATTTCCCGGCATTAGGAAAACCCACCAGGCCCACATCAGCCAAAAGTTTCAACTCTAAAATAATAGTCAATTCTTCTCCGGGCTCACCTTTTTCGGCAAATTTCGGGGCTTTGCGGGTGGCGTTTGCAAAGCGGGTATTTCCCCGGCCTCCCCGGCCTCCCCGGGCGATTACTGCCCTCTGTCCCGGTTCAATTAAGTCGGCAATTAACTCACTGGTTTCATCCCGATAGACCATAGTTCCCGGGGGGACTTTTACCACCAGGTCTGGAGAATTTTTGCCGTGTCTTTTTTTCCCCTGTCCGTGCTGACCCCGGGATCCCTTAATATGCTGTTGATACTTAAAATCCAGCAGGGTCCTGAGTCCTGAATCCACTTCAAAAATCACACTGCCTCCGCTTCCCCCATCTCCCCCATCGGGTCCACCGTAAGGCATATATTTTTGCCGGAGAAAAGATGCTGCACCGCTTCCTCCATCTCCCCCTTTGACATACACTTTAGTTCTATCAATAAACATAATAATCACCTTTTTTTCTGAAATATTTATCGCTTTTTTTTAGGGTATAAGACCCCCACCTCTAAGCGTTAGCGTAGGTGGGGCTTAAAATCTTGTGGAGTAGAGTCTCCACCTGATTCCCCGATTTTAAACCTTGCTGAAACGAGTTCACTTCTGTTCCGAAAATAATAATTGCAGAGTTACTTCGTCTTCCTCAAAGGAAAGGTCAAAACTTCCGAACTGAGTAATCTTCTTCTTCAGTAGATCGGCCCGGGCAAAATCAAACTCTTCAGCATTCCCTGGGAAACTAAAATAAACTTTGACCCCCTCATGCATATCTGATATTATAAGCAGGCATTCTCCTTCTTCCTTTGGATGTTTTTCCACCAACCCGAAGATAATTTCAAACAACTGACGGCAAAACCTTCCGTCAGCTGTAATTTTACTGAGATCAGATTCAACTATAATCTTCAAATCAATATTTTTTGTTTCAAATTCCTGATATTGATTTACGAGAAAAAGAGCCAGTGATACATCCCTTATACTCAATATTTTTCCCGTTTCATGAATTTTTTCCGTTATTTCTTTGATATATTCCATCTGACGGAAATATTTCTTCATCTGTACCAAAGTTAGAAGCATCTGTAAATCGTTTAAAAAATCATGGCGCCAAACTCTTAATATATTTCGACACTGCTTTAGGCCCTCCAGTTCTCTTATCTCCAATTCTTTTCGATGCAGTCCGTTGAGCCTAAAAAACTGCAAAAAAATAAGCAGCAGGAAAATACTCTGAACTAAAACCACCTGCCCTACAGTAACAATGCCGGTAAAACCGAATAATAATAAAACCATTAATCCCAATAATATCGTAATGATTAAGGTTATTTGATTGATTTTTATGTTTTTCGGGGTATTATCCATATTATCCACATTATCCACATTAATCTATATTATCTATATTTTTGCTATTGTTATAGTTATAGGGATTACATTCGTCATATCTCTTTATATTCCTCTATTTGACAAAGCCTTAAAACGCTTAAAATTATAATCATGTATATAATTTTTTAGCATAGACAGGAGCCTTTCCAATTATGAAGTAATCGTAATTTCTGAGGTAAAAAAAAACCAGTACTTACGTACTGGATGATTATTAACCAACTATGCCTGCTTCTGAAGGTACTATACTTACTTGTTTTTTAGACCTGCCCTTACGCTCAAAGGCTACCATTCCATCTACCTTTGCGAACAGGGTGTCATCTTTACCCAAACCTACATTAAGACCTGGGTGAATGTGAGTCCCTCTCTGACGAACCAGAATGCTTCCGGCAGTAACAGTTTGACCGTCTGCACGTTTTACACCCAATCTTTTTGCGTTGCTGTCCCGACCGTTTCTTGAACTACCTACACCTTTTTTGTGAGCCATATCATTCACCTCCGATTTCTATTATTAGATAATTTAAATAAATTTACGCTTCAATACGCTCAATCTTTACCTGAGTGTAAGGCTGACGATGACCGGTCTTTTTCCGGTAATTCTTTTTGGCCTTATATTTAAAGACAATAATCTTTTTATCTTTATCCTGTCTTACAACCTTGGCGGTAGCAGCAGCTCCTTTTACCAGGGGTGTGCCTACTTTTAAACCATCGCCGGAGTTCACTGCCAGTACTTTGTCAAAGGTGATTTCATCACCCACCTGGGCATCAATTTTTTCAATTTTAATAACCTGGCCTTCCTCTACCCTGTACTGCTTTCCACCGGTCTCAATAACTGCATACATCTCCTTTACCTCCTCAAAAAGTCTCGCTAAAAATAGGTACGGAGGGCTTTCCCTTCTGCCCTCTCGATTTAAAACCTTTTTCATGCGGTTTAAAACCGGTTTAAGGAAAGCCTCCTCTTCCAGGAGTCTTTCTAACCGGCTAAACTATTTTAGCATAGTATTTTTCCTTTGTCAAGGAATAAGAAACGCCCGTTAGTGGGCGTTTCTTTTAACTTTCTTTTTAACTTTGGTTTATCTCTTTCTTTAGGGTATAAGACACCACCTCGGGTCTTTGACAGTTGAATAATGAACACATGTCTTAAAAGCCTTGAAAATAGGGCTTTTTTTATTGCAAATTTGTCAATTTTTCACCTATTTCTATTGAGTATTATTGAGTATTATGTTATAATATAAGGGATTGGGGGGTTAATATGAGATTGTCTATTTCGAAATCAAAAAATTCCACATCTCTTTACGTAATTAAATCAACTTATGAGAATGGTGTACATTCATCAAAGATTGTTGAAAAACTTGGAACAGTTAATGATTTGAGTAAAAAGTTAAACGGCCAGGATCCCATTGAATGGGCAAAGAAATACATAGCAGAGCTGAATCAAAAAGAGAAGGAAGAAAAGCTTGATGTGTTGGTAAAGTACTCACCTTCCAAGGTCATTACGAAAGATGAACAGCGCTCTTTTAACGGTGGTTATCTTTTTCTTCAACAAATATACTATCAACTTGGCCTTCACAAAATATGTAAAGAAATGTTAGGAAAATACAAGGTTACATATGACCTAAACTCCATACTCTCCAGATTGATTTACGGAAGAATAATCTTCCCTTCATCTAAGCTCGCCACTTACCAACTTTCCTCAAGATTTATAGAACAACCTAACTTTGAACTTCAACATATATACAGAGCTCTTGAAGTTATTGCTAAGGAAACGGATTTTTTACAATCATCCTTGTACAACAACAGTTTAAAAGTTTCTAAGAGAAATACTGGTGTACTTTATTATGATTGCACCAATTATTTTTTTGAAATTGAACAGGCAGATGGCGATAAGCAATACGGTCCATCAAAAGAGCATAGACCAAACCCAATCATTCAAATGGGCCTATTTATGGATGGAGACGGTATCCCTCTTGCATTTAGCATCAACAAAGGAAATACAAATGAACAATTAACACTAAAACCCTTAGAAAAGAAAATTCTATCTGATTTTAATCTTTCTAAATTTATCGTATGTACCGATGCCGGTCTAGCGTCCAAAAATAACAGAAAATTTAACGACAGGGAAGAACGAGCATTTATTACAACTCAATCAATTAAGAAATTAAAAGCACATCTAAAAAAATGGGCACTTGATCCAAACGAATGGCACCTCTCTAACGATGTAAAAACCTATGACATCTCTAAACTAGATGATGAGAAAGCTAAAAATAAAATGTTTTACAAAGAACGTTGGATTAAAGAAAATGACCTTGAACAAAAAATCATTGTGACGTACTCTATCAAGTATAGAGATTATCAAAGAAAAATCCGTAATTCACAGATAGAACGTGCACAAAAAACAATAGATTCAAATCCTACAAAAATAAAAAAATGTAATCAGAATGATTGCAGAAGATTTATTAAAAAAACTAATTTTACTCCTGATGGAGAAATTGCTGAAAAAGAAATATACAGTATTGATACAGAGGTTATCGCTAAAGAAGAAGCCTTTGATGGGTTTTATGCTGTATGTACAAACCTTGAGGATGATGCTTCTGAAATAATTAAAGTAAACAATAGACGATGGGAGATTGAAGAATGTTTTAGAATTATGAAAAGTGAATTTAAAGCCAGACCTGTTTATTTAAGCCGTGATGACAGAATAGAAGCACATTTTACAACTTGCTTTATATCCTTAATTATTTACAGATTATTGGAAAAAAAGCTTGGTGAGAAATATACCTGCAGTGAAATAATTAGAGGATTAAAGGATATGAACTTTCATGAAATAAAGGGGGAGGGTTACACTCCAACATATACGAGAACTGACTTTACTGATGATTTACATGAGGCATTTGATTTCCGTACAGACTACCAGATTATAAAAACAAAACAAATGAAAAAAATTTTTAAAGCGACAAAAAAATAAAAACATTACTCACTTTTTTGAATACAAAAAAAGCTTGATAATCCTTGTAAATCAGGGATCATCAAGCTTTTTGCTTGTAACAACTGTCAAAGACGAGATAGTATTTTTCCTTTGTCAAGGAATAAGAAACGCCCGTTAGTGGGCGTTTCTTTTAACTTTCTTTTTAACTTTGGTTTATCTCTTACTTTAGGGTATAAGGCACCACCTCTAAGCGTTAGCGTAGGGGGGCTTTTTTATCAACTGGAGTAGTGTCTCCAACTGATCCCGATGTTTCAGCTTACTGAGACCAGTTCACTCACTTAGTCAACCACCAGTACAAACAACCAAAATGGCGGCTCATACTATTTTTTTAAGAGTCCTACTTAATTTCTACACTGCCGCCGGCTTCTTCAAGTTTAGCCTTAAGCTGCTCAGCTTCTTCTTTACCAACTTTTTCCTTCACAGGTTTGGGGGCTTCATCCACCAGAGCCTTAGCTTCCTTTAAACCCAGTGCAGTAATTTCCCGAACCACTTTAATCACTTGAATTTTCTTTTCTCCGGGACCGGTGAGAATTACATCAAACTCCGTCTGTTCCTCTGCTGCTTCTGCTACCGCTGCAGGGGCTGCAGCCGCCGCTGCGGGAGCTGCTGCGGACACGCCAAATTCCTCTTCAAAAGTCTTCACCAATTCCGATAACTCTAATACGGTCATTCCTTTAATAATTTCCATTACTTCTGCTATTTTAGACATTTTTTAACCTCCTGATATGTTTTAAATTTTTCAGGATGAATTATTATTCTTCAACCTGTTTAAAATGATAATCTTAAAAAAATCTTTTCAGCTCTAACCTTAAGCCTCCTGCTCTTTCTGTTCACTAATAGCCTTAAGGGCATAAACGGTTTTAAGCAGTAAACCCTGCATGGCATATGCTATACCATAAACCGGAGCCTGCATACCACCCACTACCATGCCCAGCAGCACTTCCCTGGAGGGAAGGTCCGCCAGCGCCTTAATTTGTAATATGTCAATGATTTTTCCATCCAGCAGCCCACCTTTAATTCCCAGCTTGTCATTCTCTTTGGCAAAAACTGATAAAATCTTAGCAGGAGCTACCGGATCCTCTTGACTATAAGCAATGGCCGTAGGACCCTGCAAAAATTCACTTAAATCCTCATATCCAGCTTCCTTGGCTGCAATCCGGGTAAGTGTGTTTTTTACTACAGAATACTCAATCCCCTCCTGGCTCAACTTGTTCCGTAAATCATTTATCTGAGAAACATTCAGGCCCCGGTAGTCGGTTAAAATAACCGCTTGGGATTGGGCGATCTTGTTTTTAATCTCTTCTACTACCTTTTTCTTCTTTTCCTGGACAACCATTTGTTTCACCTCCTCCAGGTCAAAAATAATAAAACCCCCGCAGACATACGGAGGTACAAATTTCTAATAAGAAATTTACCGACCTCGGCAGGATTGGATTAAGCCCGATAGGACACCTGCTGTCTACAGCCTAAATCAAAAATGAAATTAAATATATTCAAATGTCTGCGAATCCTACCTTACTTTCCCCAACAGGGCTGCCTTTTGAGGGCTCACCTTAACCCCCGGCCCCATGGTGGAAGAAACAGTAATACCTTTTAGGTACTGTCCTTTGGCTCCAGAGGGTTTTACACGGATTAACGTATCAATCAATGTATAAAAGTTTTCCAAAAGCTTCTCCGTTTCAAAGGATGCTTTACCAATGGGAACATGAATCAATCCTGCTTTTTCCGTGCGATATTCTACCTTACCTGCCTTAAAGTCGTTGACTGCTTTGCCAACATCAAAGGTAACGGTACCGGTCTTGGGATTGGGCATCATACCCTTAGGCCCTAAAATCCTACCTAGTTTTCCCACCAAAGCCATGGTATCAGGCGTGGCAATAGCAATATCAAAACCCAACCAACCCTCTCCCTGAATTTTGGCTACCATATCCTCGGCACCCACAAAATCTGCTCCAGCCTCTTCAGCTTCCTTGATTTTATCTCCTTTGGCAAAAACCAAAACCTTTACTTCTTTACCTGTACCATTGGGAAGAACCACCGCACCTCTGACCTGCTGATCAGCATGCTTAGGGTTAACACCCAGCTTCACAGCAATCTCAACAGTCTCATCAAATTTAGCGGTAGCCAATTTTTTCACCATTTCCAGAGCTTCTTCTGGTTCATATTGCATATCTCTGTCCACCATCTTTTTGGCTTCCAGGTATCTTTTGTTTGATGCCATTTTAAAAAACCTCCCTGTGGTACCAGCGAGCCATTGGCTCTCCCACTTATTAATTATTATTTTTACTTTTCAACGATGATTCCCATACTCCTGGCAGTACCTTCGATAATTTTCATAGCAGCTTCGATATCGTTGGCGTTTAAATCCACCATCTTAGTCTCCGCAATCTCCTTAATAGCAGAGCGGGGAAGGGTAGCTACCTTTACCTTGTTGGGTTCACCAGAAGCCTTTTCCAGTCCGGCTGCTTTTTTCAATAGAACGGCTGCCGGAGGAGTTTTAGTGATAAATGTAAAGGAACGATCCTCAAAAACAGAGATTTCCACCGGTATAATCAAGCCTACCTGGGCTGAGGTCCTCTCGTTAAATTCCTTACAAAATGCCATGATATTCACCCCATGCTGTCCCAATGCAGGGCCTACAGGAGGAGCCGGAGTTGCTTTACCGGCGGGAATTTGTAGTTTAATTAATCCAATAATCTTTCTGGCCATTATTCTTTCCATCCACCTCCTTACATTTTCTCTACTTGATCATAGTTCAGTTCCACAGGCGTCTCTCGGCCAAACATAGAAACCAGAACTTTGAGCTTCTGTTTATCATTATATACTTCCTTTACTACCGCAATAAAATTAGCAAAAGGACCCTCAATCACCCTGATCTGTTCCCCGGCATCAAAGCGGGCTCTGCTTCTGGGCTCAACTTCGCCCATCTGCTTTAATATTTGCTGCACTTCAGCTGCCGCCAAAGGTACGGGCTTGGATCCCGGGCCTACAAAACCAGTTACCCCTGGAGTATTACGCACCACATACCATGAATCGTCTTCCATAATCATCTCTACCAGTACATAACCAGGGAAAACCTTTCTCATGATAGATTTGCGCTTTCCGTCTTTAATTTCAATTTCTTTTTCCATGGGCACCAGAACTCTAAATATCTTGTTCTGCATTTCCATGGAATCCACCCGTTTTTCCAGGTTTGTCATTACCTTATTTTCATAACCGGCGTATGTATGTACTACATACCATTGTTTTTCAATTTCCATAATTACAGTTCCTAAAATACCTTTCCCTCCTTGATCATTGGATTACCAACCTCAACAATGCATTAAAACCGGTATCCAAAAACCAAAAAAATACTCCAACAGAAGCTATTGCAATGAAAACGATTACGGTAAAAACCGTAAGCTCCTTGCGGGTTGGCCAATGAACTTTCTTCATTTCAACCTTGACATCTTTAAAGTGCTTGTTTATCTTTTGAATGCCCTTTACTTCTTTTTTGGTTTTAGCTGGAGCACCCATAACTTCACATCCTTTAATCTGACTTTAGCTGAACAAGCTCTATCGGGTCTCCCGGTGCAAGGTATGCTTGTCACAGAAACGACAGTATTTATTCATTTCCATTCTGTCAGGATTAGACCTCTTATTCTTCATACTGTTATAATTTCTCTGTTTACATTCCGTACAAGCCAAAATTATTTTTACTCGCATTTTGCACACCCCCAGGATTATAGCTAAATTAGACTTTATCTTTGGTATTTATTAAACTTAAAGTTCGTCACTCTATCAAATCTACCACAATTTATAGGGAATGTCAACATTTTGGCCTTCAATCTTTACCGGGCAAAACACTGATAATACTGGCTTTTTGGTAAGTTGGTTTAGCAATGTGAGGTGTAATTACTTAGTATGTTAATTATTGTAAATTTTATACTGTATTGATGTAATTATTTTACTAAATTTTTCAAGCCAGGATAAATTGAGATTAGATATGGACAAAAAGAAATCAAAATAAAAAAACTACCCTACAAAAAGAAAAAGCCTGATAGTAACGTTACCAAGCCTTTATATGTGGTAGCGGCGCAGGGACTTGAACCCCGGACACTACGGGTATGAACCGTATGCTCTGACCACCTGAGCTACGCCGCCATATTGGAGCTCACGACCGGACTTGAACCGGTGACCTTATCCTTACCAAGGATACGCTCCACCTCCTGAGCTACGTGAGCTTAAATTTTTTGGTTGCGGGGGCAGGATTTGAACCTGCGACCTCCGGGTTATGAGCCCGACGAGCTGCCTGACTGCTCCACCCCGCGTTGTTAAAATTGTATTATAGCCAGGACATATCCTGGAGCGGGTGATGGGAATCGAACCCACGCGACTGGCTTGGGAAGCCAGGGCTCTGCCATTGAGCTACACCCGCAAAAATGTCATTATGGTGGAGAGAGGAGGATTCGAACCTCCGAAGGCGCTGCCAACAGATTTACAGTCTGCCCCCTTTGGCCAACTTGGGTATCTCTCCATATTTTAAACTGTTCTATTAAAGTTAATCTTCCTTGGAGCCGACGATGGGACTCGAACCCGCAACCTGCTGATTACAAGTCAGCTGCTCTTCCATTGAGCTACGTCGGCCAATCGCAACATTTTAAATTATACAAGGTATCAAATGAAAAGTCAAGTCCTCTTTTAACTTTCTCGAATTTCCAAATATTTTTCAAGTTTTCTTTTGACTCTCTGCAGTGCGTTGTCTATAGATTTCACATGCCTTCTCAGTTCTACAGCAATCTCCTGATATGATTTACCCTCCAGGTAAAGCATCAAAACCTTCCATTCCAGGTCGCTCAGGATCTCCCCCATCTTAAACTCGATATCATCGTATTCTTCCCTGTTAATCATCAGCTCTTCCGGGTCAGTGATTTTTGCCCCGGACAAAATATCCAGAAGAGTTCTATCTGAATCCTCGTCATAAATAGGCTTGTTCAAGGATACATATGAATTAAGAGGTATGTGTTTTTGCCGGGTAGCCGTCTTAATAGCCGTGATTATCTGCCGGGTAATGCAAAGCTCTGCAAAAGCCCGGAAAGACGACAGCTTGTCCCCTTTAAAATCGCGAATTGCTTTGTATAGCCCAATCATTCCTTCTTGTATAATATCTTCCCGATCAGCGCCAATTAAAAAGTATGACCTTGCTTTAGCTTTGACAAAATTCTTGTACTTGTTAATCAAGTATTCTAAAGCGACCGAACTTCCTTCCTTTGCCTCCTCGGCAATTTCCTCGTCGGTCTTGTAATCATACTCCAAAACCACCTCACGGATATCTTGTTGGGCATTTGACATAGCCTCGCCTCCATTTTTTTTGGGGATATGGCAGTTACAAAATAATTATAACTTAATCCCTTGTTAATCGTCAAGGTCTTAAATTCACTTACCTCGACGCCACTGTTCCAGTTTCTCTTTAACCTCTTTTTTAAGAAGCTTATCCAGAGGATTTCTAGTTGACAAAAAAATGTTTTCAGTATAGTTTATGCTGATATCCTGCTTAACTAAATCCAAAAAGCTCTTTAACTCCGAAGGCGTAATCCTGTTGGCCCCTCGACTAAAGATGGTCTGCTGTTCTGTCTGGTCTGAAGTAGCTACCCATATATTTATATTAGAGCTCCCTTTAAAATTATGCGTAATTCTTTCAATAACATTGTCCGCTCTTTCACCTTCTCGGGTATATATAACCTCTATAATATCCACCATCTCCCGGCTCTCTGTTCCGCCAGGTACCAGGTGAGCATCAAAAACTACTGTGAGTTTGTCCCACATATCATTGAATTGAGAAAGATTATAAATCAACCTGTATCGGGCAAAATCCATATCCTCCACAGCCAGTTCACGCAGCTCTTGCCAGGAATTGATAATATTATATCCATCAATAATTAAATATTCCAAAACATTTTCTCCTTCAAAAGGGACTGCCTAATTTCCCCTCTGCCTGAGCACTTCATACATCAGTACCGCACCTGCTGCCGAAGCATTCAGTGAATTTATTTTCCCCCTCATGGGTATATTTACCAGGTAATCACATTTTTCTTTCAGCAGGCGGCTGATTCCCTTACCTTCACTGCCCAACACCAAAGCCAATGGAATGCGGTAATCCACCCTATGATAAATTTTAGATCCTGAAGCATCAGTACCGAATATCCAAAATCCCTTTTTCTTCAGCTGCTCCACCAAAGAATTCAAATTTTTTTCCAAAGCAATGGGTATATAAGAAGCAGCGCCGGCGGATGCCTTGAAAACAGCAGAAGTAACCTGAGCAGAACGGCGGGAGGGAATCACCACCCCGTGGGCACCCACAGCCTCTGCGGTACGAATAATAGCCCCCAGGTTTTGTGGGTCTTGAATCTGATCTAAAAGAACCAAAAAGGGCTTCTCTTCTGTTTTCTCAAGCCTGGATAAAATACTCTCCAGAGCAGTATAGCGGAACTCATATCCCAGAGCTATTACCCCCTGGTGATTCAAATCAGGAGCCAGACTGTCCAAATGTTTCCGGTCTTTCCGCTCCACATTAAAACCCTGGCTGTGAGCCAGCTTTTCTATCTCACTTATCACTGTTCCAGTTATTCCAGAAGCCAGCAGCACTTTTTTCAAAACCCCTCCTGCCCGCAGAAGTTCCAGCACCGGCTGCCGTCCTACAATTAAATCCAAATTATTCATAAAATTAGCACAACCTGTTTGATTTTTCTCTTTTTTTTAGGGTATAAGACCCCCACCTCTAAGCGTTAGCGTAGGTGAGGCTTATAATCAGGTGGAGTAGAATCTCAACTGATTCCCCGATGTTTCAGCTTGCTGAAACGAGTTCACTGTTTATCCATCAATAGTATTACCTATTAATATAACATTAAAAGATGAAAAAAACTAACATTATTCGAAATATTTCAAAACTATTTACAAATAACCCCTTAAACTTTTACATAAATTCCTCCTGCAGGTGGGCCAGGGTGTTGGGGTCAAAGTGACGATAGGCCAATGGTTCTTTGCCCCATTTTCCCTGAAGAGCCGGAATCTGTGACTCAAAGGTAGGGGTGGGAACCTCATAAAA contains:
- the rplL gene encoding 50S ribosomal protein L7/L12 produces the protein MSKIAEVMEIIKGMTVLELSELVKTFEEEFGVSAAAPAAAAAAPAAVAEAAEEQTEFDVILTGPGEKKIQVIKVVREITALGLKEAKALVDEAPKPVKEKVGKEEAEQLKAKLEEAGGSVEIK
- the rplJ gene encoding 50S ribosomal protein L10, giving the protein MVVQEKKKKVVEEIKNKIAQSQAVILTDYRGLNVSQINDLRNKLSQEGIEYSVVKNTLTRIAAKEAGYEDLSEFLQGPTAIAYSQEDPVAPAKILSVFAKENDKLGIKGGLLDGKIIDILQIKALADLPSREVLLGMVVGGMQAPVYGIAYAMQGLLLKTVYALKAISEQKEQEA
- the rplA gene encoding 50S ribosomal protein L1 is translated as MASNKRYLEAKKMVDRDMQYEPEEALEMVKKLATAKFDETVEIAVKLGVNPKHADQQVRGAVVLPNGTGKEVKVLVFAKGDKIKEAEEAGADFVGAEDMVAKIQGEGWLGFDIAIATPDTMALVGKLGRILGPKGMMPNPKTGTVTFDVGKAVNDFKAGKVEYRTEKAGLIHVPIGKASFETEKLLENFYTLIDTLIRVKPSGAKGQYLKGITVSSTMGPGVKVSPQKAALLGKVR
- the rplK gene encoding 50S ribosomal protein L11 gives rise to the protein MARKIIGLIKLQIPAGKATPAPPVGPALGQHGVNIMAFCKEFNERTSAQVGLIIPVEISVFEDRSFTFITKTPPAAVLLKKAAGLEKASGEPNKVKVATLPRSAIKEIAETKMVDLNANDIEAAMKIIEGTARSMGIIVEK
- the nusG gene encoding transcription termination/antitermination protein NusG produces the protein MEKQWYVVHTYAGYENKVMTNLEKRVDSMEMQNKIFRVLVPMEKEIEIKDGKRKSIMRKVFPGYVLVEMIMEDDSWYVVRNTPGVTGFVGPGSKPVPLAAAEVQQILKQMGEVEPRSRARFDAGEQIRVIEGPFANFIAVVKEVYNDKQKLKVLVSMFGRETPVELNYDQVEKM
- the secE gene encoding preprotein translocase subunit SecE, with the translated sequence MGAPAKTKKEVKGIQKINKHFKDVKVEMKKVHWPTRKELTVFTVIVFIAIASVGVFFWFLDTGFNALLRLVIQ
- the rpmG gene encoding 50S ribosomal protein L33, whose product is MRVKIILACTECKQRNYNSMKNKRSNPDRMEMNKYCRFCDKHTLHRETR
- the sigH gene encoding RNA polymerase sporulation sigma factor SigH, which gives rise to MSNAQQDIREVVLEYDYKTDEEIAEEAKEGSSVALEYLINKYKNFVKAKARSYFLIGADREDIIQEGMIGLYKAIRDFKGDKLSSFRAFAELCITRQIITAIKTATRQKHIPLNSYVSLNKPIYDEDSDRTLLDILSGAKITDPEELMINREEYDDIEFKMGEILSDLEWKVLMLYLEGKSYQEIAVELRRHVKSIDNALQRVKRKLEKYLEIRES
- a CDS encoding NYN domain-containing protein, which produces MEYLIIDGYNIINSWQELRELAVEDMDFARYRLIYNLSQFNDMWDKLTVVFDAHLVPGGTESREMVDIIEVIYTREGERADNVIERITHNFKGSSNINIWVATSDQTEQQTIFSRGANRITPSELKSFLDLVKQDISINYTENIFLSTRNPLDKLLKKEVKEKLEQWRRGK
- the rlmB gene encoding 23S rRNA (guanosine(2251)-2'-O)-methyltransferase RlmB, encoding MNNLDLIVGRQPVLELLRAGGVLKKVLLASGITGTVISEIEKLAHSQGFNVERKDRKHLDSLAPDLNHQGVIALGYEFRYTALESILSRLEKTEEKPFLVLLDQIQDPQNLGAIIRTAEAVGAHGVVIPSRRSAQVTSAVFKASAGAASYIPIALEKNLNSLVEQLKKKGFWIFGTDASGSKIYHRVDYRIPLALVLGSEGKGISRLLKEKCDYLVNIPMRGKINSLNASAAGAVLMYEVLRQRGN